The window AAGTTGCTCAGTAGAGTAAGGTTGCACAGAATAATGTAAACATAATCTGAATATTACCTTCAAGGAATCATCTGCTAAGGAGAACTTCTCAATTTTATGTAGACTACCGGGGATTATAACCACATTGAATGTTTGCATCTCCTCGGAGCAATCTTCTAATAACATTAAAGAGTATTCTTCGAGGTTTTCTAACCCAGCTAGAGAATATTTGGAAGATAACTTATGGTATACTTGAATCAGACATTTAAGATTAGGAGCACAAAAGTTGTTAGGGAAAAGTCCTCTGCAAATTATTAAGGTCAACTTCTCAAGTACAGGGCAAAAGAAGATGCTTTGTCCAAAACTATAAGTAGCATCAACTAGCTCAAGATGAGTCAGATTAGCAAATCTTTCACATGAGGGTGTATAGGGAAACCAAACACTTAAAAGTCTCAAATGAGTCGGGTCTAGAACAGAGAAATTATGTGCATTAGATTCTTCAAGGAGATTATTATAGTTATCCAGTGTAAGTTGCTTGGTACCATTCTTTGACAATAATGAAATCCACTGATCAATATAATCATGAACTATTTGAGTATCAAACTTATAACCTTGAGGTATGTCTAGTGAAAACTTGAGGATCGGACCTTTGTGGAGTAGGAGAACTTCATTTATCACACTAACAAAGCTATACGCCTTCAGTCCTGGATCATCATTTTCAGTATATTTCTTCATCGTGCTGTGAAATATCGATTCCAAATCAAAGATCAGATGTGGGATCCTGGTCCAACGGTACCTCCATGCTCTTGACAAGGCACTGGTTCTCACTGCGTCTCGTATTGGCAGAAAACATAGGATAATTTCTAGTAAGTTCTGAGGCAACTCACTGATTATATCTTTCTTAACAAAATCGACCTTTCTCCTACTGGACTGTGCCATCATCTTCTGCAATTAAAAATTGCCAACCCcttcattttattaataattatatcccAGGAGCATCATTTTAATTACTCTAAATTCATGAACAAAgtttcaaatccattaatcctTCATTAATCAGTGCATGCATTGACCAAAACATATTGATAATGGGGCAAAACAGTAATTACCATTTACCAAAGAAACAACCATAATAGAAGTATAGTAGAACATAACAGATAAAATAACAGTGATATGGATCTTAAACATATAAAGCATGACAAATTAGTTAGAAATAATCAAACAAGAGCTTAAAAAACTTGGAATACCTGATAAATAACTTGTGGAAAGAGAACGCTTCAGATCCGCTTATTCATGTAAACAAGAAAAGATATATAGCAGCTATACAACTAGGGTTTTGAAAAAAAGAGACTTGAAGTTGGGGGACTGTATATAAAAAGTCAGAGTTGGGAAAACGAAGAGTtggatctttttttttttttgaaaaacaagaGTTGGATCTTATGACGAAACGCAAAGAGTTGAATATCATCTTCGTAATTACTACTTCCACTGTCTCTCTTTTACCTGTCTTTttcgtgaaattttttaatttcaaaatatttatctcatttcgtttttcaaaacaattttttaaatgtttctccaaacaatattttttaaatataagtttTCATATTTGACTACCACACACATACAcgtaaattaatttaatacagTGCAATTATTAGAGTAGACTTGCAAATCAAATACTCAACTAATTTTATCTTAAGATGCGTAACTTTTTATCTTAAGATGCGTAATTTTTTTCAAAGGGGACatgtaaaatgggacggaggagaTATAGTTTACATGTATCAATTTACATGacctttttgaaaaaattacgcatTTTACAAAAAATGATAGTCGTGTATTTGATTTTCTTGTCTCGAGTTCCATGTTCCTTTCGAAAGATTAAACATTTTTAGAAAATGTTAGTTGAGTATTTAATTTCCTTGTCTTTCATGATAGTTTCACTGAATTAAGGTATGTTGTGAGTATATGTATACTACTCAAACATTCAAAATTGTGTTTCaagaacattttaaaaaaaaaactatatttttaaaacattgcttttaaaaataagggataagtatatttttttcaaaagatacATTTAAATAGGGATGGAAGGAATAATAAACTATAATATCAAACCCAATTTACTATATATCTTTTAATTCAAAGCGTGATTTTTTTTCCGCAAACAAATCTATAATAACTAtaattaataaagaaaaatatttggTGTACAGACAAAATTTTTTACATAATGATATGTGATGGTTTTTAATTAGAATGAACCCTTATATTTATATCAACAATTCCAATTAAAACATTCTACATCAATTGCCATGTCATTATGTATAAATATTCTGTACACAATTCGTGCACCTGCTAGCACCACTCATTACCAAATGAATgatgaatatttaatatttttttgagcGACATATTTTTAGTCAttcttaaattaattattattagaataattgacactttgcacccctcaAGTTTAGGCTTTTTTCCGATTTGgtatcaaacaatatttttggcaATATGCACTCTAAAGTTTAAAAGTCGCTTCgatttgcacccctttgaccatatTCCGTCAAattgactgttaaaattaacAGAGGCATGGGTAAAATAGTAATCTAGGGGGCGGGAAGAGGGGTTCGATGATATAGCGGttgtattttttgattttactcaaatttaatttttaatcaatttgacaGAATATGATAAAAGGGGTGTGATAGGGGTCGaaataattcttaatttttaaaaagccCAGAAACATAGAAGCCCAGTTAATAAGGGCCCGAaacacttaaatattaattaattttgtaattaattaatgtGGCCAGTATTTAGGCCCACAATTAAACTACGTGGACTGTGTCACAGTCCAATAATTGAGCCCCCGGCCCTATTGAGGCTGGAATCATACAATGAGCCCTTTCATGGCCCAAATTCATAATCCTACTCTAAGTAGGAAACTAAATGGAAGCCTCTAGAATTTCAGAATTTTACGAGTATTCAAATTCTTCGATGATAAACATCTAAAGTCCCAGATAAACATCGATTACATAAGATAACAGTCTTATCTTATCTCATACGATGAAGCCTACTACTACGAGCTCTGATATGTGGAATCATACTTCCAATCATCTCTAACATCGGGACTACTATATAAAgagctctacccctccaaactagaactacgtttgagatttgattcttctccaagtagaagatacgtaggcatccgCACATCGGGAACAGTCTAAAGCATGAACGCTCTCACCCTCGTTTTCGAGTCTATAACATGGTGCAAATATAAGcgctttttaattttaaggtgcatattgtcaaaaaaaaattgtttgagaccaaatcgaaaaacaCCTAAACTTAAGAGATGCAAAGTGTCAATTACTCTTATTATTATTAGCTTATAATTTATACGATTTACGGATGTATTTGAatagtaattaataattttcttgtacgtatttaaattaataattttttaaatattttcttgatGGAATTCCAATCTTATAGATTtagttgaaaatattttcttcaACTTAATTTAAACGATCCAATGCTTATAATGTACCGTGCCGAACTACAAACTAACGACCACCTTTTTGCATGTACAGTTTTATTAATGCTAGTTATAACTCGTGTCAGGCGcagttatttatttgaaaaaaaatatatttatattaaaaatcattgaacaaatactgataaaaaaatatttgtactaTATCTAAATAATAGAATATCTTATTCTTTTATTTAGTTTATGAGTTATCTTACTAATATTATTAGGGtgtcaatttcgggtaacgggtcgtgttcgtgtcagcaggtcgatttcgggtcaagctaaaatcacttaaaattgaataaaacttttgattgaagttattagattttaatttcgGGTCATTTTGAGTCCATTTCGGAtcaatcgggtgattttcgggtcactttcgggtttctgtctcaataaatcgggtttcgggttgggtcgAGTTCGTGTCGGGTTTGCAACCCCTAGATATTATACACTGTCAAAATCAAGATTTTCATTTGAGTGAAAAGAATAGTGATGatttaatgattatatttcAATCAGTACAAAAAAATAGGtagtataaataattataaaatttataataagaatcatattttattaactaAATCTTCTTCTATATGATTTAGAACATAAAATGAATGAATGTTGTATTTTAATTACAGAATCTATGTATATATGCTTTTTACATTACCTtcttagagttaagttctatggagtacataaaaacattggagtattggagtacaaatcataattttttagtttgatcctatataatatctttgattatccaaattttgatataatctatcatttataagttgtcttgcacataattgtcaattaatcattaatatctttcaactttaacaagtattaagattattgttctgcttattagttatattgcagaacatagagtcctatgatttataaaagtaattattctaccatttgatcacgatgtttatgttgcagaacataatgtgcaggttgtcaaatatttacaaatattattggacaaaaaaaattggaatttagatgactagattacattttatcaaactttgtactccaatactccaattttttttgtactccatagaacttaactctaccttcttatatgatttaaaacacacaaaaaatagaggacatattttatttataaaatctacttttatataaattaaaacattgcaagaataaaatattatacttaaataaatcttaaacgTGAAATTAACTGTTTATGAAACAATTATGTTTAATAGTTCACATTTATTCTCTATATACTACTATTATATTATGCAAAACAATCAAATTATCTTTCTATAcaagaatataatattttaaatatcggTGTGTTCCATTAAATCCTTAAAAGACTGAATTTTGTGACCACCATTATCTCAGAATGTAGGCTGCATCTCCTCTACTCGTTGTTGCATTGCAGCATTCAGTGCGCCTTTGTTGCTTAAAGAGTTCTTGTGCACACATTTTACTTCGATTTGGATGTCTGTAAATTGCATTTGCTGTTCACGATGTACTTGTTTGATTGTAACTTTGGTTGTTTGGAGGTACTTGATGGAACCAAATATGCAGTTTGTCAAATTTGCTGTGCAGttcttttttttcctaaaataataagcATTGCTCACATGTTTTGTGACATTGATCATCTATTACGTGGACGCTGCGACTGGGATTTTTACCACTGAAACGTTGATAACGGGCATGTTTGGCTACCGCTTCTCCAGCCTCTTTTAGCATTGTAAACTGTCTCAGGCTTCTTGCACACTGTTTGACAAAAAAGTGAAGTGATTTTTTTGGGTTATAAAGTCAGAAAGTGGAATTAATATGATTTCTTTTGGGTTTTTCATTTGctataaagttttttttattttttctatgtAATAAATTTATTCATTAATGAAGtttcttatattataattaataatttgattttctttaatttatctCAATTAACTTGTAagtaatattattaaaacacaTTTGGTAAATTCTACTTCAACATTTTTAAGTAAAAAGTTACTTTATGCAAACATTGGGTGCAAAAAATCTCTTAACCTTGTCTTCACATATATATAGGAACCATATATATATCCGTAGTTACTTGCAGCTGCAGGAGCACTCTATAGTATTGTTGTTGACACTTCCCGGGCACTTGATTACCTGATTCTGATCATGCGTCttcaaattgataaaaaaactgaaaaatccAGAGGTACCAATCGGATAAAAGAAAGATGTGTCATATTTTTTTGGAAATATTGATACTGTATCATAGATACATATCAGGATTTTTTTTCATCCAACAAAGTTTATTATCTAACTCAAGGATACACAAAGATATCTACCGACGCTTAGAAATAAGACTTTGAATTCTgataaaaaaatccatcaagTCTTTTTTCATGATCCTAAAACTCAAAGGAAGCAAAAAGCAAACATaagaatgatataatataagtagAAAATTTGATGTCATATTATACTTGCaacaaattttgtatttaattcCGTACGTAtattactaaaaaaatataaaatatttatttattggtgGTTCGAGAAAATCATCTTAAATAAAAAAGCACTATAATTATTCATAGAACATAGAGCagcttaaattcaaatatccaAGTGGATCATCCATCTTCCAATAGTACTACTGATAGTTTTCGGTAAAAGAACATTAAATTTGAGAAGATAATAGTAATAGAGACTAGTCCCCTTTTCATTAAAGAGAAAGTTCATATTTACAGAGAGATTGCAACTATGTGTTTTCAGAGAGACGGGCAAAACAAGATATTTAAACAATGAAAAAAGATATCTGAACATACGAAACTAGATGAACAATGCAAAAATTTCACTGCTACTgttaaaatatatcttaaagtCGAATAGAAATTAGATTAAATATCATCGATTATACAGTTGCAGTTTTCAATTTTTAGAAGGCGCCATCTGCATCCCTAACAACTAGATATAGGTGGAAAAAAATCATAACACATATTACTTATGTTCACTTGGATGAAattgaatggaatgaaatttgtaatATACAAGGGCTCTAGTAATATGAAAAGAGATGCTCAAAAGCATATGTATATCTCAAAAAGTGCGACAAACAAGTAATTAGAATAAACTATAATTATCAGACCAAAGTTTCCGATCAAAACAATTAGTACCATAAATAATGTTAACAGGGCTTTCCAAGTGTCTGATTTGCGCTCTTGGTGAAGCTCTAGTATACTGCAACATTTCCTCTGTGATTTTTAATGCCGAGGCACAATCTTTTATGGAGCAATCACGGTGGATGAATAATGATTTTAGGGACGGAGAGCAGGCTAGTAGAAACTTTACTAGCTCCAGCTCAGCAATGACACCTTTGAAGTCACTGAACGAGACAATTTCAAGATGGAGCATTATACATTCTTCAGAATCTTCAATCTGATACTCCTCAAGTTCCTCTTCTCTGCCATCCATTGAGTTCTagtgatagagcatatattcaAGAATTGTCAACAGTAGCTAAATTATAGTGAACAAAATGAGATTAAAGAAGATGACTCACTACGATATGTAGTGTGCGCAAGTTGGGAGCACTCCTAATTAAACAAACCAAACAAGAAACCTCGGACAATGCACCAAAGTCAATATCAgagatatttataaattttaagtaTGGCAGTGGTTTTGAAAGCCTATTTGGAAAACCTCCTGCGGCCAAGCCCTTTGAAAGACATCACAAATGCAAGCACCAAAATTAGAAGTTGCTCGGTTAAGTAAGATTGCACAGAATAATGTAAAGATAATCTGAATATTACCTTCAAGGAATCATATGCTAAGGAAAACTTTTCAATTTTATGGAGACTACCGGGAATTTTGACCACATTCAATGTTTGCATCTCCTCAGAGCAATCTTCTAATAACATTAAAGAGTATTCTTCGAGCTTTTGTAAGCCAGCTAGAGAATATTCGGAAGATATCCCATGGTACACTTGAATCAGACGTTTAAGATTAGGAGCCCAAAAGTTGTTAGGGAAAAGTCCTCAACAAAAAATCAAGGTCAACTTCTCAAGCACAGGGCAATAGAAGATGCCTTGTCCAAAATCATAAGTAGCTTCAACTAGCTCAAGATGAGTCAGATTAGCAAATCTACCACATGATGGTGTGTAGCGAAACCAAAATCCTAAAAGCCTCAAATGAGACAGGTCTAGAAGAGAGAAATTATGTGCATTAGATTCTTCAAGCTCAGAAGAGTTATCCATTGCAAGTTGCTTGGTACCATTCTTTGATAATAATGAAATCCACtgataaatataatcatgaatTATTCGagtattaaaattataaccTCGAGGTATGGAGAGTGAAAACTTGAGGATTGGACCTTTGTGTAGTAGGAGAATTTTATTTATGACACTAACAAATCTATACGCCTGTAGTTCTGCATCATCATTTTGACTATATTTCTCCATCACACGGTCAGTCGATTCCAAATTAAAGATTAGATGTGGGATCGTAGTCCAACGATACCTCCATGCTCTTGACAAGAAACTGGTTCTCACTGCATCTTGTATTGGCAGAAAACATAGGATGATTTCTAGTACGTTCTGAGGCAACTCACTGATTATATCTCTCTTAACACAACCCACCTTTTTCATCCTAGATTGTGCCATCATCTTCTGCAATTAAAAATTGCCAACCCCTTcacttaattaataattatatcccAGTAGCATCATTTTAATTACACTAAATTCATGAACAAGGTTTAAAATCCATAATTCCCTCATCAATTGCAGTAGCTAGATACCAAAACATATTGATAATTGAGCAAAACAGTAATTACCATTTACCAAAGAAACAGCCATAATAGAAGTAGAGTAGAACAGATAAATAACAGTGATATGGATCTTAAGCATATAATGCAtgacaaatatatatagttagaaATAATCAAATAAGAGCTTGAAAACTTGAAATACCTGACAAATAATTTGGTGAAAGAGAACGCTTCACATCCGCTTATTTATGTAAACAAGAAAAGATATAGCTAAGGTTTTGAAAAATGTAGAGCGAAGATGTTGCGGGATAGTATATATAAAAGGTCAGAGTTGGGAAAACGAAGAGTTGGAACTTAATGGCGAAATATAAAGAGTATGAATGTCATTTTCATAATTACTGCATCTATGACTATGACTATAGTACTAACTATGATTTTTTGCACGTAAATTAAGGTGATTAAAGAACTTAattctacttattatttttaatttttttttctgaattaaagtttataatttatatttttattcacatatttttttttaaaaaaataatgagcggaattatatttttactcaccttacaagtaaaaagggaccgAAGTAGTAATATGGAACACAATTTACTATACATCTTTTGGTTCAAACCCCAATTTTCTTTCCCAAACAAATCTATAATGAACTAATTAATATTCCATCAGTTTGTTTTTAGTTGTCCACTATTGACTTTTAACGATCATTGACCATTTTTTGACCAATAATTACTATcaacatttttattattttaaaaaattgaaaattatattttaaaataaattgtatgtacttataaaatataaatttaaaatattttttagattaTATGAAACATATAAAGTtgagtcaaagtttggtcaatttgactgttGAAATTCAAAACCAGGCCACTAACAAGGGATAAAGAAagtaataaacaaatataaggttaatatttaattattattcagTTACATATTTTTAGCCattcttaaattattattattggccTATAGTTCATGCCATTCACgtgatatatttgaataattaataatttttatttacatgTTTAAATTAAACCGGATTCGAATCTTATAAATTTAGTAGAAAATCCAATCTAATGattttcattaatttaatttaagttaTCCTCACGCTTATAATGTACTGTACCGGACTACGAACAAAATTTTTGtatgtttaattttattaatgctAGTTTATAACTCATGTCATGCattgttatttatttaatattatatatatttatattaataatcatttcacggataatgttaaaaaaatatttgtattatatataaataatgtaaTATATTAGTCTTTTACTTAGTTTATgagtaattttattaatattatagtaCGGTATCAAAGTCAAGATTTTCATTGGAGTGAAAAAAATAGTGATGATTTagcaattatttatatatatatatatatatatatatatatatatatatatatatatatatatatatatatatatctaaacaaaaaaaataggaaGTATAATAATCATTATATAATTGTTAGTGAGAATcatactttatttactaaatcttcttctatattatttgtttttctacCGCAAGAGGGGCTTGAATTCTAATCTCGTGTCAGAACTTACGGACCAAGGGACAATCTTAGGTAGACAGTTTCTATGAGCGTAGGCCTCCCAAAAAAGAACAGAGGCGTGCAAAGGTTTACTCGGGCCGAACGGAGATTCGCCCTCGAGTGCAAAGGCAGAAGGGAGCTTGACTACAAGACTCACCCGTCAAGCAAAAACGAAAGTCGGTCTTAGTGATTCATCGATCAAAATATAGATGCTAAACCAAAACTGCGCAAAGAATCAACCAGATTGTCATAGTGGATAAATCAGGAATACATAAACAAAAACAACAATCGGACCAGAAAACGCGATTGCATTATAAGGTCGCAATTGAACCGATCAAGCAATTAAGTTCGAATTGACATAACATGAAGCTATTAGTCCGAAAGCACCATGAAGGGCAACAAAAGTCCACACACCACCTAATTGACACTTTTCTTTCCCAACCAGAAAGCTAGTGATACTTTTCGACCTGCTTTCTTTTGTGCAAAGCTCAATTTTGAAATACAACTTTCTTAGTAAGTTTCATTGTAAACATTGTCAAAAACCTCAACTAGGCTTTTTTCTTTGTATAAAACTTTCCGAAACCTAG of the Daucus carota subsp. sativus chromosome 4, DH1 v3.0, whole genome shotgun sequence genome contains:
- the LOC108217720 gene encoding F-box/FBD/LRR-repeat protein At1g13570 is translated as MMAQSSRRKVDFVKKDIISELPQNLLEIILCFLPIRDAVRTSALSRAWRYRWTRIPHLIFDLESIFHSTMKKYTENDDPGLKAYSFVSVINEVLLLHKGPILKFSLDIPQGYKFDTQIVHDYIDQWISLLSKNGTKQLTLDNYNNLLEESNAHNFSVLDPTHLRLLSVWFPYTPSCERFANLTHLELVDATYSFGQSIFFCPVLEKLTLIICRGLFPNNFCAPNLKCLIQVYHKLSSKYSLAGLENLEEYSLMLLEDCSEEMQTFNVVIIPGSLHKIEKFSLADDSLKVLAAGGFPHKLSKPLPYLKSLNIFDIDFGVLCEASCLVSLIRSAPNLRKLHISNSCNGGKDKLEEYQIEDSEDCTMLHLEIVLFSDFKGFVAELELVKFLLACSPSLKSLFIHRRCSIKDCASALKITEEMLQYTRASSRAQIRHLESPVKFNDNCFDWKLLSAYDLY